In Camelina sativa cultivar DH55 chromosome 13, Cs, whole genome shotgun sequence, the genomic window TTTGAACCAGCTTTGGTGGTCGATTGAAGAAATGAAGTTAAGTCCTTTATTGTTGCATCTTTCTCTTGACACTCCTTTCTGAGGGAAAGCATGTCTTGGTCGAGTGAAAGACTATCAAACTGCCATACACATTAAAACCAAGTGATCTGTGTCATTAGCAACAAAAACCAACCAAGATCCACCACAAAGATTGTTTCACCAAATTCACATATTCTTAACATACATGGTTTTCTGCAGCAGAAGTGACACTGGAACACCAATCTGACATGTAAGACATACGCCTTTCCTCTGGCTCTGCGTCAATCACCAGATTTGTTGGAACTTTGTCCTAAACAGTACAACCAGTGAGAAGTTGAAGAAACATAATAATCAATTGGATCAATAAATATGATGATACTCAGTGATTTCAATGATTGCCATCAATAGACACAGACACACACACCTGTATAACAACAGGTGATGAGTGATGATGTTGATCACATAGCCAGCAGCCACAATCCACGAAATTAATTCTCTCAGATCCAAACTTTTCTTTAAAAGTTGGTTGtagatcatcatcatgatctgAGACCTTGGTTCCAGTTCCAGACTGATCCTTGACAAGATTTAGCTGTTGACACAAATCGTCAAGCTTTTGTTGCATGCTTGAAAGAACCTGatcctgaaacaaaaaaaatccacaatTGCAGTTAAACAACACACCAACTTTACAGTAAGCATATCTCTTAAAAGTATTCAAAACACCAAAAGGTCGAAGAGTTCATCACTGAGAGACCATTGGGAAGTCAACACTTAAAAACGTCGAGATCTAGAGAGattaaacacaaaattttgtttaaaattcaaaaacaagtAACGGAAACTGAAAGCATAATTAAACAGAATCATGAAACTAAAAGCAAAGTGctttaaattaaacaattccGAGAAAAATGCTAAATTTTTAAGTCAGCCTCAGATACAAAATTGTTCAAAGTAACGAAATTTATCAAATCCCAAGCAGTTAAATTAATAAGAGAAATCAATACGAACCCTAAGATCAACAGATTTCTGGAGCTGTCGAATCAAACCATTCTTCTTCGACTCAGAGGCGGCGACGCCAATGACGGCAACAATCAGGAACCTCTGGTAAGGAGTGAAGAGCTCCCACGCGAGGGTTTCGTCTCGGCTCAATCCGCCGCCGATTGACCGAGCGGAGCTGGCTTCCTCGGAATTGACGAGTAAACCTTGGAGAGAGATGTAAGCAAGACGCCGAGACGATTGCAGTGGTTGGCAACGACGACGGGTGAAGTGAGTAGACAGAGGAGGCGGAACGAGAGAGGAGGAAAAGGGGGAGAGGTGGACTGAAGCGGGCGGAATTGGGTAAGACCCGGGATCCAGATTCGAACCGGGTTCATCCATGGGAGAAGATGAGGAGGGAGGAATCAACGAGGTTAGAgagattttcaattttcaattttgagactttttttttttttttttggggggttttgGAAGTTTCTGTGATTTcaaaagttgagatttttctTTCCCCCGTAAGGAAGGTGAAGCGATTCAAGGGTTAACgttgagtgtgtgtgtgtgtgtgtcagtgtgtgagcatcatcatcatcatcatcatcatctccttgtCCTGCCTGGGTCTACTTACtacacttttcttttgttttgttcttttgagcATATCAATCTCTGTCTTGGTCTTTATTACATTGAAGCCACGCATGTTTACTCTATTTAgttaaatcacttttttttagtGTCTAGTAATTTTCTATTactgatttgatttttaaagtttcttttttaactATAGAAAAAATTACCAATTGAACTTTGATTTTATCCAAAAGCATGTACTATGTTTCCtctaatcatcttcttttttttattattgttttcaatCACGGTTAATCGAATAGTTTCATGTCGAAATCCAAACATGGATGATGGATTTGTCCGAAAATATTTTTGACTGAATTGTAGTCTGACGTTAAGTTTCATTCAAATTTCAATTAGTTTAATTTCGTAGTAATGTTTTCAAATAGTTTAATTACTACATCAGTTTGTTTCTTTACCGTCAAGATATACTATTTGTCAAGTGGCTTTTATTGTGGTAAAATACTAGCCTATAATAAACGAGTTGTGTATATGTTCAATTAATTAGGGGCACTTAACCCATAACATAGTTTAGTTAAGTGGTTTGGTGGGCCTGTGTTCAATGTCGGTGGTGAACCGTTTGCATGGGTCGTGTCTTTCATAAGAATGAaagatatatagatattaccATAACTCCATAAGTTTCACAACCGTG contains:
- the LOC104735281 gene encoding uncharacterized protein LOC104735281 is translated as MDEPGSNLDPGSYPIPPASVHLSPFSSSLVPPPLSTHFTRRRCQPLQSSRRLAYISLQGLLVNSEEASSARSIGGGLSRDETLAWELFTPYQRFLIVAVIGVAASESKKNGLIRQLQKSVDLRDQVLSSMQQKLDDLCQQLNLVKDQSGTGTKVSDHDDDLQPTFKEKFGSERINFVDCGCWLCDQHHHSSPVVIQDKVPTNLVIDAEPEERRMSYMSDWCSSVTSAAENHFDSLSLDQDMLSLRKECQEKDATIKDLTSFLQSTTKAGSKRETELEEIIRRKKTIIKKLKRDVLVLEEKVTQLTKLRRSSYSAAVSNTHEFPMRMDNLLYDMDLLTTSSSSDSEATVDTPQRAVTEAPLDFIKEEELKAVGQIHKSAPAKSSTSLVKSVKLPSVVSPSTTRKPVSVSSSSSRIKRGSSTSDSKKPKRPIQTTPRESSGLHKRWV